From Trichomycterus rosablanca isolate fTriRos1 chromosome 18, fTriRos1.hap1, whole genome shotgun sequence, the proteins below share one genomic window:
- the dusp11 gene encoding RNA/RNP complex-1-interacting phosphatase, whose amino-acid sequence MRQNKKNAIPDRWSDYKSVGKRIPGTRFIAFKVPLKQSLLGRLSESEMFGAADLMDVLKKESEELGLIIDLTFTTRYYQPQDLPDTLHYLKIFTAGHEVPSDSTILNFKRAVRRFLRENQNNDKLIGVHCTHGLNRTGYLVCRYLIDVDGVEPQNAIDLFNTSRGHDIERQNYIQDLTTGPKRSNDGMEDSEEEPIRGGATNGDNHRDSFRAERPRPDFGMRGAPQDGFFHHWGGDYPAGPRPPPLSPYMAPPSFMGPPPLLPTPPLLPTPPLLPTLPLLPTPLNQGAWPGYSAGHYPAPPMNPAFMPPYQFREAPRHTWRRKRHRRDHTHTSPYTH is encoded by the exons ATGCGTCAGAACAAGAAAAATGCCATTCCTGACAG GTGGTCTGATTATAAATCGGTGGGTAAACGGATCCCGGGGACTCGATTCATCGCTTTTAAAGTTCCACTAAAGCAG TCTCTGCTGGGGCGTCTGAGTGAGTCGGAGATGTTCGGAGCCGCTGATCTGATGGACGTGTTGAAGAAAGAGAGTGAAGAACTCGGTCTGATCATCGACCTCACCTTCACCACACGCTACTACCAACCACAG gatTTGCCGGACACTCTGCACTATCTGAAGATTTTTACAGCAGGACACGAGGTACCGAGTGATTCCACCATCCTGAACTTCAAACGAGCCGTCAGGAGATTCCTCAGAGAGAACCAGAACAACG ATAAACTGATCGGGGTTCACTGTACCCACGGACTCAACCGAACCGGCTACCTCGTCTGCAG gtatcTGATTGATGTAGATGGTGTTGAACCACAGAATGCCATCGACT tgtttaatacGTCACGAGGTCAcgacatcgagagacagaactACATACAAGATCTCACAACAGGACCGAAGCGCAG TAATGATGGCATGGAGGATTCGGAGGAGGAGCCGATCAGAGGCGGAGCCACAAACGGGGATAATCACCGTGATTCTTTTCGAGCCGAGCGGCCCCGCCCTGATTTTGGGATGAGAGGAGCTCCTCAGGATGG GTTTTTCCATCATTGGGGAGGGGATTACCCAGCAGGACCACGCCCACCTCCCTTGTCTCCTTATATGGCCCCTCCCTCTTTCATGGGTCCGCCTCCTTTATTACCTACACCTCCTTTATTACCTACACCTCCTTTATTACCTACACTTCCTTTATTACCTACACCTCTGAACCAGGGGGCGTGGCCTGGATACAGTGCTGGACATTACCCCGCCCCTCCTATGAACCCCGCCTTCATGCCACCGTaccagttcagagaagcaccgCGGCACACCTGGAGGAGGAAACGCCACCGCcgggatcacacacacacctcaccgtacacacactga